The Alphaproteobacteria bacterium genome has a window encoding:
- a CDS encoding class I SAM-dependent methyltransferase: MADDPAKPVGTKKKTVLVSRSRRGNLVSHYMTQEDRVLRGAYSDVVRIKIVHPPDFRPRYGYGEPANGFIAEILAAHDTAQAKFIEHMAAHRDAFAAIPLDGPDEGSEPYWNQNWFSPLDGMSLYTVLTGEPAPRYIEIGSGNSTKFARRAIRDQGLRTAITSIDPSPRAEISDLADHVEHVAMEDLDPAFFDRIAADDVVFIDGSHHCLQNSDVTAFFLDVLPRLKAGTRIGIHDIFWPNDYPPSWVKRHYNEQYVLGAYMLAFGEKFPLVFSCAYAGVRYEERIKTIAPPGLEFPAHGIGGGCLWFRKPSGA, encoded by the coding sequence GTGGCCGACGACCCGGCGAAACCGGTTGGGACGAAAAAGAAGACCGTCCTGGTCAGCAGGAGCCGGCGCGGCAACCTGGTCTCCCATTACATGACGCAGGAGGATCGAGTCCTGCGCGGCGCCTATTCGGACGTCGTTCGGATCAAAATCGTCCATCCGCCGGATTTTCGTCCGCGTTACGGTTACGGCGAACCGGCCAATGGGTTCATTGCGGAGATCCTCGCGGCGCACGATACGGCGCAAGCGAAATTCATCGAACACATGGCCGCGCATCGCGACGCCTTCGCGGCCATTCCCCTCGATGGGCCGGACGAGGGTAGCGAACCGTACTGGAACCAGAATTGGTTCAGCCCGCTCGATGGGATGAGTCTCTATACGGTTCTGACCGGGGAACCGGCGCCGAGATACATCGAGATCGGATCGGGAAATTCCACCAAATTCGCGAGGCGCGCTATTCGGGACCAGGGTTTGCGCACCGCCATCACGTCGATCGACCCTTCGCCGCGCGCCGAGATTTCGGACCTCGCCGACCATGTCGAGCACGTGGCGATGGAGGATCTCGATCCGGCATTCTTCGACAGGATCGCGGCAGACGATGTTGTTTTCATCGATGGGAGCCATCATTGCCTGCAAAACTCGGACGTGACGGCATTCTTCCTCGACGTGCTACCCCGTCTCAAGGCCGGTACCCGTATCGGTATCCACGACATCTTTTGGCCCAACGACTATCCGCCAAGCTGGGTCAAGCGTCATTACAACGAGCAGTATGTGCTGGGCGCCTACATGCTGGCCTTCGGCGAGAAATTTCCGCTGGTCTTTTCTTGTGCTTATGCGGGGGTTCGGTACGAAGAACGGATAAAGACAATCGCGCCGCCGGGCCTCGAATTCCCGGCCCACGGCATCGGAGGCGGCTGCCTGTGGTTTCGAAAACCGTCGGGTGCCTGA
- a CDS encoding SEL1-like repeat protein: MDVRRFGRVFSGLLIVMLLQSAPSATADYYDGLRAYDAKDFAAALAEWRPASDAGDAQSQFRLAELLEHGLGTPQNFVRAHLYYNLAGAQGNEEARARRDAIGEMMTGEELAEARKLAADWVSRVAVEPVSEPSSASAESVEAEPSVDVTAPPPPSDPGPEISDAGTIREAQTILTQIGFDAGPVDGVIGAKTRDAISEWQSNHDREQTARLTTDVLAGLREIDVTSIVTDKDLIREAQTILWRAGRLDEPGSAITGVDFRYAIGAWQSYGGMKPTYLLTPDVLEALRAINFSSEITDPNVIREVQNILFEIDLLDLYGEELGSEAGILAGDTRFALWGHELLDESSMELPPAFVLLTPDLLAELRAIDLNKYIWGAACACTDGTNAATWNHQSRASSQEAVTKRCRELTGVPDKCSVLSVVATPDSVDWLGWRWCTQETEEYIYQAISAFIGISRAEIEEEAFANLQGDDRTWQRSECELLAVIAADGSHQ, encoded by the coding sequence ATGGATGTCCGCCGATTTGGCAGGGTCTTCAGTGGACTGCTTATTGTGATGCTGCTGCAGTCGGCGCCGTCGGCGACTGCCGACTACTACGATGGCCTGCGCGCCTACGATGCCAAGGACTTCGCCGCCGCGCTCGCCGAATGGCGGCCCGCATCCGATGCCGGCGACGCCCAAAGCCAGTTTCGATTAGCGGAACTTCTTGAACACGGCCTTGGCACGCCGCAGAACTTCGTGCGCGCCCATCTTTACTACAATCTTGCCGGGGCGCAGGGAAACGAAGAGGCGCGCGCGCGCCGAGACGCTATCGGCGAAATGATGACTGGGGAAGAGCTTGCCGAGGCGCGGAAGCTCGCCGCCGACTGGGTTTCGCGCGTGGCGGTCGAACCGGTTAGCGAGCCGTCGAGCGCGTCAGCCGAGAGCGTAGAGGCCGAACCATCGGTCGACGTTACAGCACCGCCGCCACCGAGCGACCCAGGGCCGGAAATCAGCGATGCCGGCACGATACGCGAAGCGCAGACCATCTTGACCCAGATTGGCTTCGACGCCGGTCCAGTGGACGGAGTGATCGGCGCCAAGACCAGAGACGCGATCAGCGAATGGCAGTCCAATCACGACCGTGAGCAAACCGCACGTCTCACGACCGATGTTCTTGCCGGCCTGCGCGAGATCGATGTGACAAGCATTGTCACCGACAAGGATCTCATACGCGAGGCACAGACGATCCTTTGGCGTGCCGGTCGTCTCGATGAACCCGGGTCCGCCATAACCGGAGTGGACTTCAGATATGCAATCGGTGCTTGGCAGAGCTACGGTGGAATGAAACCCACATATCTCTTGACGCCGGATGTCCTGGAGGCGCTGCGCGCGATCAATTTTTCGTCGGAAATTACGGACCCGAACGTGATCCGAGAGGTACAGAACATTCTTTTTGAGATCGATTTGCTCGATCTCTATGGCGAGGAGCTTGGCTCCGAGGCCGGTATCTTGGCCGGCGATACTAGGTTCGCGCTGTGGGGCCATGAACTGTTGGATGAATCGAGTATGGAGCTGCCGCCGGCGTTCGTCCTGCTGACGCCCGATTTGCTTGCGGAACTGCGGGCGATCGACTTGAACAAATACATCTGGGGCGCCGCCTGCGCCTGCACGGACGGGACCAATGCCGCGACTTGGAACCACCAGAGCCGCGCCTCGTCCCAGGAAGCCGTGACGAAACGATGCCGCGAACTAACCGGAGTTCCCGACAAATGCTCTGTGCTGAGCGTCGTTGCGACGCCGGACTCGGTTGATTGGCTTGGGTGGCGGTGGTGCACGCAGGAGACAGAGGAGTACATCTACCAAGCGATATCCGCTTTCATTGGAATCTCTCGCGCAGAAATCGAGGAGGAGGCATTCGCCAATCTCCAAGGCGACGACAGGACGTGGCAGAGAAGCGAATGCGAACTGTTGGCAGTGATTGCCGCCGACGGGAGCCATCAATGA
- a CDS encoding DUF4189 domain-containing protein has protein sequence MAAFALLLQSTAPATADFYDGLRAYDAKDYASALAEWQIWADTGDADSQYRLAALFGQGLGTPQDLVRAHLYYNLAAAQAHEEAHARRDALNASMPKVELAEARKRAAEWTPRTAPRAADALAEGAPEPVAPAPVVAEPPPIAVEEPPVVSSPPPRSPDSTVQMVQRQLAEIGYDPGPADGLMGAKTSRAIMKFERDYELEPNGTVTDRLIERLAAVTTGSPDPGGSGTDATAPVDYEALCDDYFLMGEGDPDLDMLCSVYENPYAVLWGAVAKGVDYSDNDAFYFAYNYPDADEAETNAMSSCLAEASYGCELATLITGCFAVARAPGNGWGWATQDTIETAQAMALSQCRESNTGCYLSSSFCADGSGEFFSN, from the coding sequence GTGGCGGCATTTGCGCTCCTACTACAGTCGACCGCACCGGCAACGGCCGACTTCTATGACGGCCTCCGTGCCTATGACGCCAAAGACTATGCGTCGGCGTTGGCCGAATGGCAGATTTGGGCGGATACCGGCGACGCCGACAGTCAGTACCGGTTGGCGGCGCTCTTCGGACAGGGATTGGGCACGCCGCAGGATCTCGTTCGAGCCCATCTCTACTACAATCTTGCCGCCGCTCAGGCCCACGAGGAAGCGCATGCGCGTCGCGATGCCCTGAACGCATCGATGCCGAAGGTCGAACTCGCCGAGGCACGCAAGCGGGCCGCTGAGTGGACGCCGCGCACCGCCCCCAGGGCGGCGGATGCCCTAGCTGAAGGCGCGCCGGAACCGGTGGCGCCGGCGCCCGTAGTCGCCGAACCACCACCGATAGCGGTCGAGGAGCCGCCCGTGGTGTCATCGCCGCCGCCTCGCTCGCCGGACTCGACCGTCCAAATGGTGCAACGACAACTCGCCGAGATCGGCTATGACCCGGGCCCTGCGGACGGGTTGATGGGCGCCAAGACCTCGCGCGCGATTATGAAATTCGAACGCGACTATGAGCTTGAGCCGAACGGGACCGTGACCGACCGCCTGATCGAACGGTTGGCCGCGGTGACCACTGGGAGCCCCGATCCCGGCGGATCCGGAACAGATGCAACCGCGCCGGTGGACTACGAGGCACTGTGCGACGACTACTTTCTCATGGGCGAGGGCGATCCGGACCTGGACATGTTGTGTTCGGTCTATGAAAACCCGTACGCGGTCCTTTGGGGCGCGGTCGCCAAGGGCGTCGACTACTCGGACAATGACGCCTTCTATTTCGCCTACAACTATCCCGATGCCGACGAAGCCGAGACCAATGCGATGTCGAGCTGTCTGGCGGAGGCCAGCTATGGCTGTGAACTCGCGACTCTTATTACCGGCTGTTTCGCCGTGGCCCGTGCGCCCGGCAACGGATGGGGCTGGGCAACTCAAGATACAATCGAAACCGCCCAGGCGATGGCGCTTAGCCAATGCCGAGAGAGCAATACCGGCTGCTATCTGAGCAGTTCCTTCTGCGCGGATGGATCGGGAGAGTTTTTCTCCAACTGA
- a CDS encoding tetratricopeptide repeat protein, with translation MAESEENRSALPLPPEAEEPLRRLLAEAKPALAAGRHDEARAILLRAVEMATGQPTVPRSLPAQLNNLANAFAGSGRPREAVELFSRALAFHADYALAHANLATVLVGLGQIEQAVTHFERAEALSGPDSWRLYLQGAALQSLGRIDDARRCFAGALTLDPNNASALAADLQARLLVADWTDLATDTRRLVELVRRDRAYSVVNDVRPYAALFLDIDPAERCRIAETRAARDDQGAARPALRRHDAPLRIGYLSADFRRHPTAHLMLALFGAHDRSRVAIDAYSLGPPEDSAQRRRITADSDRFVDLHDRNDVDAAEQIRANGVDILVDLMSWTRHARPGIAARRPAPIQISYLGFPGTTGAAWIDYIIADPIVVPAPDRRWYTEKVITLPRCYQVNNPDQEIAPGPPARAEWSLPDDAFVFACFNLNNKIEPATFAAWMRILRKAPAAVLWLLADQAHGRRNLLAAAAANGVDPRRLIFADRAPRPVHLRRQQCADLFLDTFLCNAHTTASDALYMGLPVLTHPGDHFAGRVAASLLTTLGIEELIAPGIDSYCETAIDLARQPEKLAALSDRIAKAVAEGPLHDTQGFARDLERAYALVWRKAMAGQDPDHIIVPPAAP, from the coding sequence ATGGCCGAGTCCGAGGAAAACCGCTCCGCCCTCCCCTTGCCGCCCGAGGCCGAGGAGCCGCTGCGCCGCCTGCTGGCCGAGGCAAAGCCGGCGTTGGCGGCGGGGCGCCACGACGAGGCGCGAGCGATCCTGTTGCGCGCCGTTGAAATGGCGACCGGCCAGCCCACCGTTCCACGCTCCCTTCCCGCTCAACTCAACAACCTGGCCAACGCGTTCGCCGGTTCCGGGCGTCCCCGAGAGGCGGTTGAGCTGTTCTCACGCGCCCTCGCCTTCCATGCCGACTACGCCCTGGCCCACGCCAATCTGGCTACGGTCCTAGTCGGGTTGGGGCAAATCGAGCAGGCGGTGACCCATTTCGAGCGGGCGGAGGCGTTGTCTGGGCCCGATTCGTGGCGCCTCTATCTGCAAGGCGCTGCCTTACAGAGCCTCGGCCGTATCGATGACGCGCGGCGATGCTTCGCCGGCGCGCTGACCCTCGATCCGAACAACGCGTCGGCGCTGGCCGCGGACCTTCAGGCCCGGCTTCTGGTGGCCGACTGGACAGACCTGGCGACCGATACCAGGCGCCTGGTCGAACTGGTGCGCCGCGATCGCGCATATTCCGTGGTCAACGACGTCCGGCCCTATGCCGCGCTGTTTCTCGACATCGACCCTGCCGAACGGTGCCGGATCGCCGAAACCCGTGCCGCGCGTGACGACCAAGGAGCGGCGCGCCCGGCCCTGAGGCGCCACGACGCCCCGCTCCGCATCGGTTACCTGTCGGCCGACTTCCGCCGCCATCCAACGGCACATTTGATGCTGGCCTTGTTCGGTGCCCATGATCGTTCCCGGGTCGCCATCGACGCTTATTCGCTGGGGCCGCCCGAGGACAGCGCGCAACGCCGGCGAATCACCGCCGATAGCGACCGCTTCGTCGACCTCCATGACCGCAACGATGTCGATGCCGCAGAACAGATACGGGCCAATGGCGTCGACATTCTCGTCGATCTGATGAGCTGGACGCGCCACGCCCGACCGGGGATCGCGGCCCGGCGGCCGGCGCCCATCCAGATCTCCTATTTGGGATTCCCCGGGACCACCGGGGCGGCCTGGATCGACTATATCATCGCCGACCCCATCGTGGTGCCGGCGCCGGACCGGCGTTGGTACACAGAGAAAGTCATTACCCTTCCGCGCTGTTACCAGGTCAACAATCCGGACCAGGAAATCGCACCCGGGCCGCCCGCCCGTGCCGAATGGTCATTGCCCGACGACGCATTCGTCTTTGCCTGCTTCAACCTCAACAACAAGATCGAGCCGGCGACATTTGCGGCCTGGATGCGCATCCTCCGAAAAGCACCGGCCGCAGTGCTGTGGCTGTTGGCCGATCAGGCCCACGGACGCAGAAACCTACTCGCCGCGGCGGCGGCCAACGGCGTCGACCCGCGGCGTCTGATCTTCGCCGATCGCGCGCCGAGACCGGTCCACCTCCGTCGACAGCAATGCGCCGACCTGTTCCTTGATACGTTCCTCTGCAACGCCCATACCACCGCCAGCGACGCACTCTATATGGGCCTGCCCGTGCTCACTCATCCGGGGGATCATTTCGCCGGTCGGGTCGCCGCCAGCCTACTCACCACCCTCGGCATCGAGGAGCTGATCGCACCCGGCATCGACAGCTACTGCGAGACCGCCATCGACCTGGCCCGACAGCCGGAAAAACTAGCGGCGTTGAGTGATCGAATCGCCAAGGCGGTGGCCGAAGGCCCGCTCCACGACACCCAAGGCTTCGCCCGCGATCTCGAACGGGCCTATGCGTTGGTGTGGCGGAAGGCAATGGCCGGACAGGATCCGGACCACATCATCGTACCGCCGGCCGCTCCCTGA
- the coaD gene encoding pantetheine-phosphate adenylyltransferase gives MAGERIGVYPGTFDPITGGHVDIIRRALVIADRLIIGIATNDGKGPLFDVDDRIAMAREEVDAKLGDDAARVEIRPFDILLVNFASECGARMIVRGLRAVSDFEYEFQMAGMNARINPEIETVFLMASEKQTFVSSRFVKEIAKLGGDVSSFVSPRVVARLTAKFS, from the coding sequence GTGGCAGGTGAACGAATAGGCGTATACCCGGGTACCTTCGACCCGATCACCGGCGGCCATGTCGATATTATCCGCCGCGCGCTGGTAATCGCCGACCGGCTGATCATCGGCATCGCGACCAACGACGGGAAAGGCCCGTTGTTCGACGTCGACGACCGTATCGCCATGGCGCGCGAGGAAGTCGACGCCAAGCTCGGTGATGACGCGGCGCGGGTCGAGATTCGGCCGTTCGATATCCTTCTGGTGAATTTCGCGTCGGAATGCGGCGCGCGAATGATCGTCCGCGGGCTCAGGGCGGTGTCCGATTTCGAGTACGAATTTCAGATGGCGGGCATGAACGCACGTATCAATCCGGAAATCGAGACCGTGTTCCTTATGGCCTCGGAGAAGCAGACTTTCGTTTCGTCGCGCTTCGTCAAGGAGATTGCAAAGCTCGGCGGTGATGTCAGCAGCTTCGTGTCGCCGCGCGTGGTGGCGCGGCTTACGGCGAAATTTTCGTAG
- the gyrA gene encoding DNA gyrase subunit A codes for MRRSYLDYAMSVIVSRALPDVRDGLKPVHRRILYAMKEGGYDWNRPFRKAARIVGDVMGKYHPHGDTAIYDALVRMAQDFSMRLPLIEGQGNFGSMDGDPPAAMRYTEARLARATEPLLDDIDKETVDFQVNYDETVEEPTVLPAKYPNVLVNGAGGIAVGMATNIPPHNLGEVLDACLAFIDNPEMSLDELNVIVPGPDFPTGGIILGRSGIRAAYHTGRGSIVMRGRAHIEDMAKDRKAIIVTEIPYQVNKARMIERIADIVREKTVEGISDLRDESDRHGVRVVVEVKRDAVPEVVLNQLYKFTPLQTSFGINTLALNRGRPEVMNLRDIVAVFIEFREEVITRRTVFELGKARQRAHALVGLAIAVVNLDKIIKLIRAAKDPVIARQQLIETPWPAGDVAPLIELVDEPGRGVTDGAYSLSDAQAKAILDLRLHRLTGLEREKIANDLREIVDQIAEFLGILESRDKLLDVLRGELRDVHERFANDRRTEIEDSEFEHDIEDLIQREEMVVTVTHGGYIKRVPLSTYRAQRRGGKGRAGMQTREDDFVSQVFAINTHTPVLFFSSRGIVYKMKVYRLPLGTPQARGKALVNLLPLEEGETISTVLPLPEEEENWKDLHVVFVTAAGNVRRNTLEDFIHVKANGKIAMKLGEGDRLIGVRTCTVNDDILISTRAGKCIRFSATDVRVFSGRTSTGVRGIRLAKNDEVISMSILRHAELETETRDAYIRIANARRRSEEQDDIEVDLDEAVIGQLATDEQFILTITENGFGKRTSAYEYRVTGRGGQGIANIETSERNGNVVASFPVEGRDQVMMITDAGQVIRSPVADISIQSRKTQGVTLFKVGKGEHVVSVAWLAEVAEDDGNED; via the coding sequence ATGCGGCGCTCCTATCTCGATTACGCGATGAGCGTGATCGTGAGCCGCGCATTGCCGGACGTGCGCGACGGTTTGAAACCGGTCCACCGCCGCATCCTCTATGCCATGAAGGAGGGCGGCTACGATTGGAACCGCCCGTTCCGCAAGGCGGCACGTATCGTCGGCGACGTCATGGGTAAGTATCACCCGCATGGCGATACGGCGATCTATGACGCATTGGTGCGGATGGCTCAGGATTTTTCGATGCGCCTGCCGCTGATCGAAGGGCAGGGCAATTTCGGTTCCATGGACGGCGATCCGCCGGCCGCGATGCGTTACACCGAAGCACGCCTTGCCCGAGCCACCGAGCCTCTGCTCGACGACATCGACAAAGAGACCGTCGACTTTCAAGTCAATTACGACGAGACGGTCGAGGAACCGACGGTGCTTCCGGCGAAATACCCGAACGTTCTGGTCAACGGCGCCGGCGGAATCGCGGTCGGCATGGCGACGAACATCCCGCCGCACAACCTGGGCGAAGTGCTCGACGCCTGCCTCGCTTTCATCGACAACCCGGAAATGTCGCTCGACGAGCTCAACGTGATCGTTCCCGGGCCGGACTTCCCGACCGGCGGAATCATCCTCGGGCGGTCAGGGATTCGCGCCGCCTACCACACCGGACGCGGTTCGATTGTGATGCGCGGGCGGGCTCATATCGAGGACATGGCCAAGGACCGCAAGGCCATCATCGTCACCGAGATCCCCTATCAGGTGAACAAGGCGCGGATGATCGAACGTATCGCCGACATCGTCCGCGAAAAAACGGTCGAGGGCATATCGGATCTTCGTGACGAGTCCGACCGCCACGGCGTCCGCGTCGTCGTTGAAGTCAAGCGCGATGCGGTGCCCGAGGTCGTGCTCAACCAGCTCTACAAATTCACGCCATTGCAGACCAGCTTCGGCATCAACACCCTCGCCCTCAATCGCGGCAGGCCGGAAGTGATGAACCTGCGCGACATCGTCGCCGTCTTCATCGAGTTCCGCGAAGAAGTCATCACCCGGCGCACCGTTTTCGAGCTCGGCAAGGCGCGGCAACGGGCCCACGCCTTGGTCGGACTGGCGATCGCGGTGGTCAATCTGGATAAGATCATAAAGTTGATCCGTGCGGCCAAGGATCCGGTCATCGCGCGTCAACAACTGATTGAAACGCCGTGGCCGGCCGGCGACGTCGCGCCCCTGATCGAGTTGGTCGACGAGCCGGGGCGCGGCGTTACCGATGGCGCCTATTCGCTTTCCGATGCCCAGGCCAAGGCGATTCTGGATCTGCGTCTGCACCGCCTGACCGGTCTGGAGCGCGAGAAAATCGCCAACGATCTGCGCGAGATCGTCGATCAGATCGCTGAATTTCTCGGCATCCTCGAATCGCGAGACAAGCTGCTCGATGTCCTGCGCGGCGAATTGCGCGATGTCCACGAACGATTCGCCAATGATCGCCGGACGGAGATCGAGGATTCCGAATTCGAGCACGATATCGAAGACTTGATTCAGCGCGAAGAGATGGTGGTTACCGTCACCCACGGCGGCTACATCAAGCGTGTCCCATTGTCGACCTATCGTGCCCAGCGCCGCGGCGGTAAGGGTCGGGCCGGGATGCAGACGCGCGAGGACGATTTCGTCAGCCAGGTCTTTGCCATCAATACCCATACACCGGTCTTGTTCTTCAGCTCGCGCGGCATCGTCTACAAAATGAAAGTCTACCGGCTGCCGCTCGGTACGCCCCAGGCCCGCGGCAAGGCGTTGGTCAACTTGCTGCCGCTGGAGGAAGGCGAAACGATTTCGACCGTCCTGCCGCTCCCCGAGGAAGAGGAGAATTGGAAGGATTTGCATGTCGTCTTCGTTACCGCAGCGGGCAACGTGCGGCGCAACACGCTCGAGGATTTCATTCACGTCAAGGCCAACGGCAAGATCGCGATGAAGCTTGGCGAGGGCGACCGGCTGATCGGCGTTCGTACTTGCACCGTCAACGACGACATCTTGATCTCGACTCGCGCCGGCAAATGCATCCGTTTCTCGGCAACAGACGTCCGCGTGTTCAGCGGACGAACCTCGACCGGTGTGCGTGGTATTCGGCTGGCCAAGAACGACGAGGTCATCTCGATGTCGATTTTGCGTCACGCCGAGCTCGAGACCGAGACGCGAGACGCCTACATCCGGATCGCCAACGCGAGACGGCGGAGCGAGGAGCAGGACGACATAGAAGTCGATCTCGACGAAGCGGTTATCGGGCAGCTCGCGACCGACGAGCAGTTCATCCTGACCATAACAGAGAACGGTTTCGGCAAGCGGACCTCCGCTTATGAATACCGGGTAACAGGGCGCGGCGGGCAAGGCATTGCCAATATCGAAACCTCTGAACGCAACGGCAATGTGGTCGCCTCGTTCCCGGTCGAAGGCCGCGACCAGGTGATGATGATCACCGACGCCGGCCAAGTCATTCGCAGCCCGGTCGCGGATATCAGCATTCAATCGCGCAAAACCCAAGGCGTCACCCTGTTCAAGGTGGGCAAGGGTGAGCACGTGGTCTCGGTCGCATGGCTCGCCGAGGTCGCGGAAGACGACGGCAATGAGGACTGA
- the ssb gene encoding single-stranded DNA-binding protein, with amino-acid sequence MAGSVNKVILVGNLGRDPEIRSTQSGQKVANLSVATSEQWRDKSTGERRERTEWHRVVIFNDNLCDVVEKYLRKGMKVYLEGQLQTRKWQDQSGQDRYTTEIVLQRFRGDLQMLDRAGDSGGGAIDGGGGGGGGDLGGPPGGGDDLDDDIPF; translated from the coding sequence ATGGCAGGCAGCGTCAACAAGGTCATTTTGGTCGGCAATCTGGGCCGCGATCCGGAAATCCGCTCGACTCAGAGCGGGCAGAAGGTGGCCAATCTCTCCGTCGCGACCTCGGAACAGTGGCGCGACAAGAGCACCGGGGAGCGCCGCGAACGGACCGAATGGCACCGTGTCGTGATTTTCAACGACAATCTGTGCGACGTTGTCGAGAAGTACCTGCGCAAGGGCATGAAGGTCTACCTCGAAGGACAGCTCCAGACGCGAAAATGGCAGGATCAGTCGGGCCAGGATCGCTATACCACCGAGATCGTCCTGCAGCGGTTCCGTGGCGACCTGCAGATGCTCGACCGCGCCGGTGACAGTGGCGGAGGCGCTATTGACGGCGGTGGTGGAGGCGGCGGTGGCGACCTCGGTGGTCCTCCCGGCGGTGGCGATGACCTCGATGACGATATTCCGTTTTGA